The following are from one region of the Actinoplanes sp. L3-i22 genome:
- a CDS encoding nuclear transport factor 2 family protein translates to MSEREKAQQPEDLTRLFVERANAKDAEGLALLYEEDAVMAYPPGSQTVGRAAIQQLWAELLPRMPRFEPEPPLPTLISGDLALTATPPRDGAGARAQVVRRQPDGTWLRVLDQPEFARP, encoded by the coding sequence ATGAGCGAACGCGAGAAGGCACAGCAGCCCGAAGACCTGACCCGCCTCTTCGTCGAGCGCGCCAACGCGAAGGATGCCGAGGGCCTCGCCCTGCTGTACGAGGAGGACGCCGTGATGGCCTACCCGCCCGGCAGCCAGACCGTCGGGCGCGCGGCGATCCAGCAGCTCTGGGCCGAGCTGCTGCCGAGGATGCCCCGCTTCGAGCCCGAGCCGCCGCTGCCCACGCTGATCAGCGGCGACCTGGCCCTCACCGCGACGCCGCCGAGAGACGGGGCCGGGGCGAGGGCGCAGGTGGTCCGCCGGCAGCCGGACGGAACCTGGCTGCGGGTGCTCGATCAGCCGGAGTTCGCCCGGCCCTGA
- a CDS encoding LysR family transcriptional regulator, with protein MDLRQLEYFVAVAETGSFTRAAERVHITQSGVSAQVKALEHELGAELFDRSGRTARLTDAGAVALRHARAALDSTLDLRDAIDDVKGLIRGRLTIGMVIGCEVAPLFDALAAFHRDHPGIELELAEANSDHLVAGVRAGAFDVALAGLAGAPPEHLASQVIVSERLVALTAPGSELAGRGRVTVAGLRSYQIVCLPQGTGIRDVLDQAGVADSGLRPEVALVATSPDTVAGLARRGLGVAVLSESMAAAHPDLVAVPIDGIGIPALLALVWPERTSPALAAFLKRCLAAFA; from the coding sequence ATGGATCTGCGGCAGCTGGAGTACTTCGTCGCGGTCGCCGAGACCGGCAGCTTCACCCGCGCCGCGGAGCGGGTGCACATCACCCAGTCCGGGGTGAGTGCGCAGGTCAAGGCGCTGGAGCACGAGCTCGGCGCGGAGCTTTTCGACCGCAGCGGCCGGACCGCGCGGCTCACCGACGCCGGTGCGGTCGCGCTGCGCCACGCCCGGGCCGCCCTCGACTCGACGCTCGACCTGCGGGACGCGATCGACGACGTCAAGGGGCTGATCCGGGGCCGGCTGACGATCGGCATGGTGATCGGCTGCGAGGTCGCGCCACTCTTCGACGCGCTCGCCGCCTTCCACCGCGACCATCCCGGCATCGAGCTGGAGCTGGCCGAGGCGAACTCGGACCACCTGGTCGCGGGCGTGCGCGCCGGCGCGTTCGACGTGGCGCTGGCGGGGCTGGCCGGGGCGCCGCCGGAACACCTCGCGTCGCAGGTGATCGTGAGCGAGCGGCTGGTGGCGCTGACCGCTCCCGGCAGCGAGCTCGCGGGGCGCGGCCGGGTCACGGTCGCGGGGCTCCGGTCGTACCAAATCGTCTGTCTGCCGCAAGGGACCGGCATCCGGGACGTGCTCGACCAGGCCGGGGTGGCGGATTCCGGCTTGCGACCGGAGGTCGCGCTCGTCGCCACCTCGCCGGACACCGTCGCCGGCCTGGCCCGCCGCGGCCTCGGGGTCGCGGTCCTCAGCGAGTCGATGGCGGCCGCGCATCCCGACCTGGTCGCCGTGCCGATCGACGGCATCGGGATCCCGGCGCTGCTCGCCCTGGTCTGGCCGGAGCGGACAAGTCCGGCACTGGCCGCGTTCCTCAAGCGGTGCCTGGCCGCGTTCGCCTGA
- a CDS encoding transglycosylase family protein, which produces MLHLNKRVRRAVSRRAQSPRALKRALGIMVAGLAGAVGMLAVEATPASAAPDVNWDAVARCESGGNWRINTGNGYYGGLQFSRSTWRAHGGGKYGSTANVASKSEQITVAERVLRNQGIGAWPTCGRRGLTKARTTAAVNPYRLASYDSPLRTTGTYVVKRGDTLSAIATRYRVKGGWKALYRANASRLGSPNRLTVGQRLAL; this is translated from the coding sequence ATGCTTCACCTGAACAAGCGGGTTCGTCGTGCGGTCTCCCGGCGAGCCCAGTCTCCGCGCGCCCTGAAACGCGCGCTCGGCATCATGGTCGCCGGTCTCGCCGGTGCGGTCGGCATGCTGGCGGTCGAAGCCACACCCGCCAGCGCCGCCCCGGACGTGAACTGGGACGCCGTGGCCCGGTGCGAGTCCGGCGGCAACTGGCGGATCAACACCGGCAACGGCTATTACGGCGGGTTGCAGTTCAGCCGGTCCACGTGGCGTGCGCACGGGGGCGGGAAGTACGGCTCGACCGCCAACGTGGCCTCCAAGAGCGAGCAGATCACGGTCGCCGAACGGGTCCTGCGGAACCAGGGCATCGGTGCCTGGCCCACCTGCGGGCGTCGCGGGCTCACCAAGGCGCGGACCACCGCCGCGGTGAACCCCTACCGCCTGGCCTCCTACGACTCGCCGCTGAGGACGACCGGCACCTACGTCGTGAAGCGCGGCGACACCCTTTCCGCCATCGCCACGCGCTACCGCGTCAAGGGCGGCTGGAAGGCCCTTTACCGCGCCAACGCGAGCCGCCTGGGCAGCCCGAACCGGCTGACGGTCGGCCAGCGCCTGGCCTTGTAG